One Pseudodesulfovibrio cashew DNA window includes the following coding sequences:
- the fosX gene encoding FosX/FosE/FosI family fosfomycin resistance hydrolase, which produces MVEGLSHLTLIVSDLERMSEFLKRIFDAEEVYASGPDTHSISPERFFLIGGIWLAIMEGEPLPTTSYNHIAFKIPGEQFDEYRDRVREIGVATREERPRIQGEGRSLYFHDFDNHLFELHTGTLEERLDAYAGVVRS; this is translated from the coding sequence ATGGTCGAAGGGCTGAGCCACCTCACGTTGATCGTAAGCGACCTGGAGCGAATGTCGGAGTTTCTCAAAAGGATATTCGACGCCGAGGAGGTGTACGCGAGCGGTCCGGACACCCACTCCATTTCGCCCGAGCGGTTCTTTCTCATCGGAGGCATCTGGCTGGCTATCATGGAGGGCGAGCCGCTTCCGACGACGAGCTACAACCACATCGCCTTCAAGATTCCCGGCGAGCAGTTCGACGAGTATCGGGACAGGGTCCGGGAGATAGGCGTGGCCACGCGGGAGGAGCGTCCCCGCATACAGGGGGAAGGCCGTTCGCTCTATTTTCACGATTTCGACAACCACCTTTTCGAACTGCACACGGGCACGCTGGAAGAGAGGCTGGACGCCTACGCGGGCGTTGTCCGATCCTGA